From Chryseobacterium camelliae:
TCCCAGGAGGAACTGCAGTTAGATGAGGGTATGGCAGAGCTGCTGGAGGATTACTTTTTAGGTTCGTTCAAATCTGAGGAAACATACCAGTTTTACAGCGATTCATACCTTGTTAACAATCCCATTTACAGTGCTGTATCAGAAATTTTTGATGATAAGGCCAAATTTCTCTGGGAATCTGAAAATATAGCCAAGCATCTTTTTGAAGCTGCGGAAAACCCGCGTGTACAGGGAGGCGAATTATTTATTGTGTATTTTGAAGGTGACGGAGCAGGTGATGAGAAAGTAGACAAAATCGGGATCTTTAAGACTGAAAAAAGAGAATCTTTCCTGAAAATTTTCCCGGAAAATGAGACTTTCGGCATGGAGAAGGACCAGGGAATCAGTCTTTCCAAAATAGATAAGGCTGCATTGATCTACAACAACGGAAAAGAAACCGGATATGTGCTTTCTGTGGTGGATAATAACAAGAATGGTGATATGTACTACTGGTTTGAGGATTTCCTGAAGGTAAAGCAGCGTGATGACGAATATTTCCACACCCAGGAAGCTTTGATGGTCTACAAGGATTATATCACCAAACAGCTGCCGCAGGAGTTTGAAGTTTCCAGGGCAGACCAGGCAGATTTTCTCAATAAGTCAATTAATTTCTTCAAGGAAAAAGAAGAGTTCAATCTGGATGATTTCAACAAAGAAGTCTTAGGCGACGAGCATGTTATTGAAAGCTTTGTAAATTTCAAAACCGACTATGAACAGGATATGCAGATTAATATTGCTGAGGAATTTCCCATTAACGAAACAGCGGTGAAAAAGACCCAGCGCCATTTCAAAAGCATTATTAAGCTGGACAAGAATTTCCATATATACATTCACGGAGACCGCCAGATGATCGACCAGGGACAGAATGAAAAAGGAAAATACTATATGCTGTACTTTGATAAGGAAGCCTAATCTGAAAATGCAGGCCGTTTTATAGCATACAAAATCCCTGAAGAAAACTCCAGGGATTTTTTAATACTCACTCACTTATGCCAGATTCTTACCAGGATGATGACAAATAATTAATTAATTTTTAAAATACAGATTGTTTAAGTTTTATTGCTTTAAGCATATAGTAGTTTAAGCAGTATGATAAAAAAATCTGGCTTCAATGATTTACATGATTTACAAATTGTGTTCTACGGGTATGTCTGTGAGCCTGACATTACTTTCGGACTCAAAATTACGGATTGTTTCTGCTTTAAAATAAAATGGTCCGTAGAATGATAAAACAAAAAAAGTAGAAATAGATATCATATTATGTAGAAAATTTTCTACATAATATGGTATTGGACGAAATGCATTCATGACCAATCAGGGTCTGATCAACGCCGTTAACAGTACTTTTGGTAGAGTGCGATCAGATCAGCAATATTGGCTGTTTTCAGTTTAACATAGATTCTTTTCTTATAGGTGCTGATGGTGGGCATCTGTATGTTCATCAAATTGGAAATCTCAAGATTGCCGTGCCCTTTAGCCATTAGCCTGAAGATTTCATATTCTCTTTTCGACAGGGCATCAAGAGGATTGAGGGGAATGTTTCGGATGGAGGAAATGAGGAGTTGATTGACGATATTGGTGGAATAATAATATCCCTCAGAAAATATTTTGTTTACCGCATCTACCAGTTCATCAATTTTGCTGAGTTTATTGACATAGCCATGGGCACCTTCACGGATATACTGTATCGCCACCGAATCTTCATAAGCCGAAAACACCAGGATCTTAATGTCAGGATCCGCTTCCATGATTTCGGAGATCATCTTTTTGTTCTTGCTTTCCGGCATATTGATGTCCAGGATGATCATATCATATTTTTCACCGCATATCTTCTCATATGCTTCCGGATAATCCTCTGCCTGATCAATAATGACATCTGGAATTCTGGATTCCAGTACGATTGTAGTCCCTTCAAGGACTATGTGATGGTCATCTGCAATAAGGATCTTTTTACTCATCTCTTTTATTTTTTACCGTAATGATACATGCTGTTCCTATCGTGTTTTTCCTGAAAATGATCTTCCCTTCGATCATCTGCAGCAACTGAAGGACAAGGTGCAGCCCAAGCCCGTATTTTTGCAGCAGGAGCTTTTCATGGTCGATATTTTCCTGGAGCTTCATATAATATTTGATCTTGCTTTCATCCATTCCGGAGCCTGTGTCAACTATACTGAGCGATACAGAATCGTCGCCGGAGACACAGGAAAATGTAATGGATCCGTTTCTGGTAAATTTAACACTGTTATCCAAAAGATTGTGAATGATGGCTGAAAAAATGTTCTTGCTGATGGTGGTGCTGATGGTCTGATCTATTGTATTGATAATTACCGTATGGTTATTCCTTGCTATTTCATTGAACAAAAGGATTTTCTCCTCAATAAGGTCGTAGATCAGATACGTTTCTTTTTCATGTAATCTGTGGTGATTGTATATATCAGCATATTCCTTCAGGGTTTTGGTGAAATTATACAGCTGGAAAGATGACTTGTATATGGAGGACAGGACCTTCTCTGTGCTCTCGGGAGTTTTGTCTTTTCTATCCAGCATTTCCTTAGCGGTAATGGCAATGAAGCGGACCGGGCTGGTAATGTCATGGGTTACGGTGCCGATCAGCTTTTTCTGCTGCTCGATTTCCTTGTATAGCTCAATTTCAGTAGATTTCAGATCGTTTACCGTATCGGAAAGGCTTTTGGTCCTGGCTTCAATGATTTCTTCCAGTTCACGGTTTTTCTTTTTGAGAAAGCTGACCCTCCATTTGAGCAGGAAGTGAATGATAAGCACAAGGACGGACGCACACAAGATGCGGAAAAGCAGCGTCTGATAGAAGAAGGGAGGAACATAGACGCTGACCGTTTTATAAATATACTCTTCACGATCCGATGCCAGAACTTTTACCTCCAGGGTATAAGAGCCGGGCTGGATGTTGGATATCGAATACTTGCGGTCTTTCCCGATGGTTTCCCATTTTGCATGAGAGGAATTCTTCAGCCTTGCCAGGATTTTTACATTGTCATTATTCGCATAATAGGGGACATCAATGAATATATCGGCCCGGTAATTATCCTGGTTCAGATTGATTTTACCGTCAAAACTTAAAGTCTTGCCGTCAACCAGTGCCCGTTCAATATATACTTGGGCGGGATAATAGGCCTTGATCCGGAGCGGATTAAAAAAAACCAGGCCATTCAGGGAAGGAAAGACAAATTCCCCGTTATTGAGCCTGTTGCCGCAGAAGTTCCCTCCGCCGTTGAATTCATTGGTATTGAAGCCCTCTTCTTTGGAGAAACGGTAATAATGCACCCGTGTTGAAGAGTCTGAGCAGTATTTCAGAAGCTGGTTCTTCATAACCCTATACAGGCCATTGTTGGTAGAAATCCACAGAAACCCTTTTTTGTCTTCAAGGATGGTATGCGAAGAAGAAATATTTTTATTAGTGTCATAAGGCATCCTGATGAGCCGGTCGTTTCTGAGCAGGAAAAAGCCTTTTCCCAGGCTGGTGATCCAAAAATTTCCGTCATCGGTCCGTATGATATTGCGGATCAGGATATTTTTCTCCGGGGTCAGGTTGTAAATGACTCCGGTTTTTATATTGATCCGGTATAGATTTTTGATAGTGCCCACCAGGATATTGTCCTGATCCAGCCGGGCAATTTTCGTGATCTCATTATTCAGGTTAAACTGTTTTACAGGAGTGGCGAAAGATTCACCGGAGTATACTGACAATATTCCTGTGTATCCTGTATTGGCGGTTTGTTTGAGTTTTCTACTGGCAATATAGTAGGTGTTTTGATCATGATAAAGGTCAACAAAATTATTTTCCTTAAGAGTATAGGGACGGAACGTGCTGAACTTGTCCTTTTTCTGGTAAGACAGGAGAATATTAGCTTTGCTTTCAACCAGAATGTCTCCGCTACCGTCATAGCAGATGAAATAAGGTGTAAGGCTGTTGAAGTGTTTTCCCTCTATGAAACCATTCCTGTCATAGATTTCCCCATAAGGCGTAATCACTTTATCATTGCCGTAAGGAAGGGTTGAGTAAAAAATATTAGTAAGCTGCGAAGGCTTTTTCTCAGTAGCGTAAAAATCAAAGAAATTCAGGATCCTCAATCCGTTGATGGTATTTCCCAGATACAGTTTTTGATAATATTCGTCGTAATAAATGCTGGTGCAGTACTCGAGATTATCTACATCCGCCAGCTTAAGCATGCTGAGGCTGCCGTTTCTGAGCAGGCAACGGTAAATGATATTGTGGTTAACTACAAAAACCTGATTGTTGATCTGGCTCCAGAAAATTTTACTTTCAGGGTCTGTAAGCAGAGGTATATCATAAGAACGGGTAATCCTTCCGTCTTCTATTGCTGTAACAGAACGGGATGCATAGTCGAGGTGAAAGAGCTTATGGCCGACGGTAAAAAAATCAAACAGGTTGTTGAGTGTGATACTGATATTGACAGGCTGGTCTTTTTTGCTTCGGTAATCATGATACACCATAGAGTTTTCCCTGAGATAATAGATGCCGTTATTCATCCTGATATAACATCCCATGCCTTTCAGTGGATGGTAGGTATAGGCTTTGTTTGAATAGAGGATATAGCTGTATCCATCCTTTGTAGTCAGATTATTGTGGTTTTTGGCCGACTGGGGAAGTATTTTGGGAGAACGGTTGTGCAGCAACACAGAATTTTCATAACCGTCATTGGTAAAAATGCTGTCCTTGTCTTTGTTACCGTAAAAATAGGCAAACCGTTGTGTATTGAGCGGGAAATTGCGGAAGGTAAGGAAATTAGAGCCATCATAGCGTACAATTCCGTTTTCAGTAGTAAGCCAGATGAAGCCATGCTTGTCTTTGATAATATCTTTAACACTGTTTTGCGGAAGACCGTTTTCCGTATCATATTTTAAGATATTAAACTTCTGGCCGTATGCTTTGCATGAAAAACACAGGATGATAAAAAGCAATAAAGTTCTAATCAAAACATACCATTTAATGAATGGTACAAAGATAAGCATCAGGATCTTATAAATTCTCAAAGAATCATATAAAAGATAGGCGATATAGTAACGATTGTTAGTATAAGATATTTTATACTCTGTCTTGCTGCAATCGGGAGGTATGGTGGCAGAACAGGTTTGTGCAAAAAGATGATATGCTGTGTATACTTTTTTTATCGGAGCGGAAAGCAATGCTTTGAAAGAACAAGAGAATCATGAATGATCTATATTCCGGACCAATTAAGGACTTTAAAAATTGAAATTCATAACGGTGTGGGGTTATATGGTGCTGAAAAGTAAAAAGTTACACCTGGAAAGGTACTAAACCTCATTTTAATTACAAGCAGATGCCTTTACGCCTATAGATCAGCCGGGAAAAGAACAAAAAAATAAATTAAACATACATAAGACCAATCATTTAAATATTAGATAACCATAATTGGCATTGATTTAAAAAAAACATTATCTTTGATCTATCAAAGTATTATATGAATTTTGTACAGTGTCATGAGGAGCCTATACATATCCCGGGTTGTATACAAAGTTTTGGATATCTGATTGGCATTGATGCAGAATCACGTTCTATCACTTTTATCAGCGGGAATATTGCGGACATTTTTGTCATCGAGAGCATCGAAGCGCTTTTCGGTAGAAAAGTTACAGACTTTCCTCAAAGCTTCCACAGTATCATAAAATCAGATATTTATAATTCCCTGGACAACTTTACCAGACGTGAAAACGAAACCTACTTTGATAAAATCTTTATCAATGGGATACAGTATCATTTTTCTGTTTTCCGCAGCGATAATAATATATTTCTTGAATTTGAAGAAGTAATTTTCAATCCCAACAAGCGCATTTCCAATAAATATGACAGTTTTTATATCATGGATAATGCACAGGAAATCTGGGAACAGCTCCTGAATACGCTTGCTCCGATCATCAATTATGACCGGATGATGATCTACAAATTCATGATGGACGGTTCCGGAAAGGTAATCGCAGAGAAAAAGAAGGACCACGTGGAGAGCTACCTCGGGCTTCATTATCCGGAATCTGATATTCCGCGCCAGGCCCGTGAATTATACATGAAAAAGCGTAAGAGAATTTTCAGCAATGTCTATGCAGAAACCGTTCCGGTGCTGAGCAGGGATATGGAAAGCATCGATCTTACATTTACCACATCGAGGGCTATGTCCCCGATTCATGGGCAGTACATCAAAAATTCCGGGGCTTCTTCAAGTTTCAGTGTGTCTATTGTTATTGATGATCACCTCTGGGGATTGGTTACCTGCCAGAACACCGAGCCGAAGCACATTGACCTGGAAGACCGGGTGCAGGCAGGAATTTTTACAGCACTGGCCTCCAATGCCTATTCTTCTTTCAAATCTAAGAATGAGCTCCAGTACAGGCTCTCACTGAATGAGAAAACATCGCAGTTAAAAGAGCAGCTCCTGCAGGACAATAATATATTTGATGTTCTTGCCGACAATAAATCTGAACTTGCCTGTCTTCCGGAAGCGGACGGGCTCGCGATCATCTCGGATGAGCATATGGTGACTGAAGGCAGTATTCCCGACAGGGAAACCGTCGGAAGGATCGCAGACTGGGCACTGGCAAATATTGATGAAAGCATTTATGTCAACAGAAGCTTCCTCAAGGATCATGGCAAAGACCTGGCTCTTGATGAGAAGGCGGCCGGAGTAATCATCTATTGCATAGAAAAAAGCAAAAAGGAACTTCTGATCTGGTTCAGGAGGGAGTTTGACGAGCACATCAGCTGGGGTGGAAAACCGGAGAAAAAGATTGAACTTTTTGTGCAGAACGGTGAAGAAAAATACATCGTTTCCCCAAGAACGTCGTTTCATGCATTTACGGAAAGCATCAAAGGAAATTCAAAACGGTGGAACGGCAAAAATGTCAGCGCTGTAAACGCCGTGAGAGACGTAATCCTTGAGATTTCCCACAAAAATTACAATACGATAAAATCGCTCAACGACGAGCTGAAAAAAGTGAATGAAGAGCTGGACAGCTTTTCCTATACCATTTCCCATGACCTGGGAACCCCACTTACCGTTATGAAGCTGAACGCTCAGATGCTGCTGAATACCCTTACGGACGGTTCGGAAAAAAGCAGGGCAAAAATCAAAGCCATCATCAATGAGATCGACGGAATGGCTGATATGATGAACGACGTCCTTCAACTCAGCAGGGCCAAGCATACTGATATCGTGCTGGAAAGTATCCCCACCGCCCAGACGATAGAAAAAATTTCGGAAAACGCAAAAATAACCTTTGAGAGCCCGAAAAGTAAAATCATCATCAAGGCCTGTCCTGAAGTGATGGCAGATAAGACCTTGCTTCACCAGGTTTTCCTGAACATCATCAACAACGCGGTGAAATATTCCTCCACCAAAGAACAGCCTGTTGTGGAGATCGATGGAGTGGAAGACGGCGAATTCGTGGTCTACAGGATCAGCGATAACGGCATCGGTATTCCCGAAGAGGAAAAACACAGGATGTTTAAGATTTTTAACCGGATGGTCAACGCCAGGAAATTCAAAGGAAATGGTGTGGGGCTTTCTATCGTGCACCGCATCATGAAGAGGATTGGCGGCAGTGTGGAATACGAAAGCAATGACGAAGGAACTACATTCATTTTAAAGTTCAAAAACCCTAAATTAGAGGAATTTTAAAATCGTTATATATTTTCAATTTTCATGATATCAGAATATCTTAAACAACATACAGCGGCTTATCATGACGCTGCTGAAAAGCTTTTCAGTTCAGAAAAAATTTTCAATAAAACATTTACTTTAGACGACTACAAAAAGATCATCCGTACCAATTACCTGATGCTGCTGAACTCCGAAGAGAAGATTAATGAACATCTTTCGGAAGAATGGGCGGGTAAGATCGATCTTGGCAAGAGGAAAAAACTTCCATTGATCGAAAAGGACATGGAGAGTCTCTCATTAAACGTCCAGGAGCAGGCAGGGGATCCTCTTACTTTTGAGAATGAGCATGAAGCATTAGGTGCTCTGTATGTGATCGAGGGATCTACACTGGGCGGGAACGTTATTGCAAAACAGCTTTCCAGGACGGAGGACTTTGATGGGGTAACCTTCCATTTCTTTGGCTGCTATCAGGAAAATACCGGGCCAATGTGGAAAAACTTCAAGGAAGAGCTGGACAGTGGAGTAGAGGAAAAGGACTACGATAAAGTTTTGTCCGGAGCCAGGAAATTATATGCTTTTTTGCTGAACGCTGACTGATGTTCACAAATTATTAATTATATCCTTTAAAAATTGCTCAACTTTTCCGGAATGTTTAAATTTGGAAACCGGAAGTCCGGCTGTCTGGCATACCCTTAATGCTTTGCTGTAAATTTTCCGTAAATCTGATTATAAATTTAAAAAAGTATACATTATGAAAGTAACCGTAGTAGGTGCAGGTGCTGTAGGAGCAAGTTGTGCAGAATACATCGCTATGAAAAACTTCTGTTCGGAAGTGGTTTTAGTAGATATTAAAGAAGGCTTTGCAGAAGGGAAAGCCATGGATTTGATGCAGACTGCATCACTTAATGGGTTTGATACCAAAATCACCGGTACAACAGGGGATTACAGCAAAACTGCGGGTTCTCATGTAGCCGTAATCACATCAGGGATCCCGAGAAAACCGGGAATGACCAGAGAAGAACTGATCGGCATTAATGCAGGCATTGTAAAAGAAGTAACGGAAAACCTGGTGAAAAATTCTCCTGAGGTCATCATCATTGTAGTATCCAATCCAATGGATACCATGGCTTACCTGGTACATAAGACATCCGGGCTTCCTAAACATAAGATCATCGGGATGGGCGGAGCTCTTGACTCGGCAAGGTTCAAATACAGACTGGCTGAAGCCCTTGAAGCCCCAATCTCCGACGTAGACGGAATGGTAATTGCTGCACACAGTGATACCGGAATGCTTCCGCTATTAAGCAAAGCGACAAGAAACGGAGTTCCTGTAACGGAATTCCTGGACGAAGAAAAACAAAAGTACGTTATTGAAGAAACCAAAGTGGGTGGGGCTACTTTAACCAAATTGCTGGGTACTTCCGCATGGTATGCACCAGGTGCTGCGGTTTCTGTAATGGTTCAGGCCATCGCGTGCGACCAGAAAAAAATGATCCCTTGTTCACTGATGCTGGAAGGGGAATACGGACAGAACGATATCTGCCTTGGTGTTCCTGCGATCATTGGTAAAAACGGAGTAGAGAAAATCGTAAACGTTACCCTTACCGCAGACGAACAGCTGAAATTTGCTGAAGCTGCGCGTGCAGTAAAAGAGGTAAACGGAGACCTGAAATTCTAACGATATCGAACTTTATATAAAGAATCGGCGCCCTTTTAGGGCGCCGATTCTTTGTTTGTTCACTCCATTTTCCCGTCATGCTTCTTTGCAACTTTGTTGTTTCGCTTTTTACCTTCAACTTTTCCCCCTGTTCACAAACCACTCATTTGCTGCCAATGCTCATGTTGTGAATCTGATGAATATCAGCCGGATACTCATTCCGGATTCGTATCTTTGATACTAGTTTTGAAATATATTGTTGCCATAGTATTGATGTTCACACTTGCAGTACAACCGTTGCTGCCGCTCATCAACTATGCTGTTCATTATGATTATATTGTAGAAAACCTCTGCGAAAACAGGGCGCAGCCGGAACTCATGTGCAACGGCAAGTGCTATGTATTCAGGCAGCTTGCCAAAAACGGCCGGGAACAGGCTTCCCAGGACAGCAGGAAAACCGTTTTTCCTTATGTAGATGTGTTTGTTGCGGAAGAAGGGATGTTTTCCTTTTGCGGTACTGCTGATATGGATGATCGTGCAGTTACTATCTTCTGTGAAGACTGTTATCTGCCACTGCTGTATTCCAGGATATTCCATCCTCCTTTGGCCTGATGACATCCTTTTTTTAATCAACTTTTACAGATTACAGAGCTAATGCTTTAATGATCAGCAGGCTGATGTCCTGTAGCCTTCATAGGGCTGTCAGGGAAGGAGTATAAACCTGAATCTTTTTAGAAAAGGATGATATGCCCGTCTGAACCGGTAGGGTTTAGATATCAATGATGAAAAATCTACAGAGATTAACAAAAAAAAAGAATCTTACGATGAAAATAGTATTACGCAGTTTTGTAGCAGCTATGCTGTTGTCAGGCTGCCACAAAGAACCTATGAAAAAAGAAATACAACCAACAGAAACCTCTGTTCAGAAACCCTCAGCCAAAGAACACCCGGCGGATGCTATGACTTCAGTAAGTCATGCACAGACTATGGATGCCGTCTTTGGAAAACCTAAAAAGGAGATCAGAACCATCGGGATCCTCGTTTACGACGGTGTGAATGACCTTGATTTTATGAATCCCCGATACGTTTTAGGTCAGGTTATGGGAGCGAAAGTCATGCTCATAGCCCTGAAGCCGGGCCTGTTTAAAACCGTGTCAGGAATTTCGGTACAACCGGATACTACCATTGATAAAGTACAGAAGCTGGATATCCTGATCATCCCGGGAGGCTTTAAGGGAACCGTGAAAGCAGCATATGATGAGAAGTTGCTGGACTGGATCCGGAAGATTGATCAAACCACCGTATACACCGGATCTGTGTGCACCGGAGCGTGGATTCTCGGCGCAACAGGCCTCCTGAAAGGAAGGAAAGCAACAACCAACTGGTTCGATGCCAAAGAAAAAATGGCTCAATACGGTGCTCATTTCGTACAGGAACGTTATACGCATGACGGTAAATACTGGACATCCGCCGGCGTAACAGCAGGCCTGGATATGTCGCTGGCTATCCTGAAAGATAATTGGGGCAGCAAGTATGCCCAGGCGGTCATGCTCGACCTTGAATATGATCCTGCACCCCCAGTAGAAGGCGGAACCCCAGAAAGAACGGACCCGGACGTAAGACAGATGATAACCGAACTCTACAAGGCGGGATTCAACCCGGTTATTGACAGCCTGGAAAGGGTAAAAAACAATCAATTAGGAAGATAAGGGAATGGCATACTGAAGTGTATAAAAGACCTGAATTTTTAAAAAAGAAGGTTAATCTTGCTCTCAGGATAAATAATTTCAAATGTATATGATTGGAACGCACTGCTTTAGTGCGTTTTTTTACTTTTTTTTCGGTAGCCATGTAACATAGGATGGCTTTCACCTGTCTTATCTGTAAATATCTACGTGATGAGAATAATTTTATCTTCTATTGCTTTACTGGCCGCTGGTCTTGCAACAGCCCAGACGCAGAAAGATACCTTGAAGCCGAAAGAAAAAGAAATAGAAGCTGTGGCGCTGGTCGTTAGGAAGCCTACCGTAGAATCCAAAGTTGACCGGACCGTTTTTAATGTGGCCAACAGTTCTATACTGGCCGGAAATACCACCTGGGACGTGCTGAGAATGACGCCCCTGGTAAGCATCGATAACAATGATGCGATTAAAGCGGAAGGAGAGTCGGTTACAGTATACATCAATGACCGGAAATCTGTTTTTACCGGCAAAGAGCTGAAAGAATATCTTGCCACCATCCCGGCAGACAACCTCATGAAGATAGAGGTCATTACAAGCCCGTCTTCGAGATATGAGAGCGCAGGTTCCGTTATTAACATCGTCCTGAAAAAACGGGATGATGAAGGCATCAAGGGAAGCATAACCCTCAACAACAGGCAGAATACCAAAAATTCCCAGTATACCAATGCCAACCTGAATTACCACCGCAAAAAGTTTACCCAGACCCTGGTCGGAAGTTACAGCGACAATACCTGGGTGCAGAGGAATTCTATTACCAATACGCTCTACGAAAACAATGATATCACCAATATCAATTCCTACAGCCAGCAGCGCTACCGGAGCCCGTCGCTTTCCTCTACCTCAGAATATGAGCTGAACGAAAAGAACAATATCGGTGTAATCCTGGAATATTACCAGAGCCGCAGCTTTTCAGATTCCCAGGCTGATGCCGTGAATTTTGCCAATGACCTTTTCAAATACTCCTATGCTCAGACCCAAAATTCCTCCGGTCTTGGGCGTACCCTGGGAACCAATATTTTCTATAAATATTACGACAAGGAAAAAAACAGGATCCTGGATGTGAATCTCGGGACCAATTATGACGGCCAGAGAGACGACAGCTATTTCCTGAAAAACTTCAGCAACAATCCGCTGCCGAATGAAATCGGGATTTTAACCGATACCCAGGCCCGCAACTATTATGTCAAGGTAGACTATACCCAGCCTCTGGGAAAATCCGGCGGGACCATTGAAGTGGGAGGGAAGATGAACTTCAATAACAACAGCATTCCGAACAACCTGTATGGGAACCAGCTCAGCGGCCTCAGCCAGAATGATATCTTCCATTATGAGGATAATATCAATTCCCTGTACGCCAACTACAGCAAGACCTTTTTCAAAAAGCTGGAAACCAGGATCGGCATCCGGTATGAAAGCACGTCTTTTAAAATCCGCCAGGATGTGGCGGGAACCTCCAGGAAAGATGGTTACGGGGCTTTCCTTCCGAATCTGTTGCTGAAATATTCCTTTTCGGAAAAACTGGATGTGAGCCTTACCTACAACCGGAACCTGTGGAGGCCTTGGTATGCGGAATTCAATCCGTTCTTGCTGCCAAATACGGACGGGATCTATACCCGCGGAAGCATTGACCTGGAACCCAATCCGAGTGACCGTTTATACCTGAAGATGGGACTGTTTAAGAAATATTTCCTCTCGGCAAGGTATATGTTTACCGATCAGGATTATTGGACGACTTTCGTCAATGAAAACGGCAAGACCATCAGCCAGGAAGCCAACTTCTTCGGGAAAGTGAAAAAATACTACCTTTTCGCTAATACCAATCAGACCTTCCTGAAAAATAAGCTTACGGTGAATGCCGGATTCGGGTGGTATTATATTGACAACAGCGACTTCAACGCAAAGAATGACCTGAAATCCAGGGACTACATCAGCTACTGGGGCGGTTCCACCAATATTTCCTATACCAATCTTTTCAACAAGAACATCAACCTCAGTGCATGGGTGGAAATCAACAACCAGAACAATGGAAACTCTATTGCGAATAATACCAATGTCTTCCATAACATCTCCGTGACAAAGATCTTCCCGAAA
This genomic window contains:
- a CDS encoding nucleoid-associated protein; this encodes MFSKIIVHRVGNKINGESLMLSQEELQLDEGMAELLEDYFLGSFKSEETYQFYSDSYLVNNPIYSAVSEIFDDKAKFLWESENIAKHLFEAAENPRVQGGELFIVYFEGDGAGDEKVDKIGIFKTEKRESFLKIFPENETFGMEKDQGISLSKIDKAALIYNNGKETGYVLSVVDNNKNGDMYYWFEDFLKVKQRDDEYFHTQEALMVYKDYITKQLPQEFEVSRADQADFLNKSINFFKEKEEFNLDDFNKEVLGDEHVIESFVNFKTDYEQDMQINIAEEFPINETAVKKTQRHFKSIIKLDKNFHIYIHGDRQMIDQGQNEKGKYYMLYFDKEA
- a CDS encoding response regulator transcription factor; this translates as MSKKILIADDHHIVLEGTTIVLESRIPDVIIDQAEDYPEAYEKICGEKYDMIILDINMPESKNKKMISEIMEADPDIKILVFSAYEDSVAIQYIREGAHGYVNKLSKIDELVDAVNKIFSEGYYYSTNIVNQLLISSIRNIPLNPLDALSKREYEIFRLMAKGHGNLEISNLMNIQMPTISTYKKRIYVKLKTANIADLIALYQKYC
- a CDS encoding ligand-binding sensor domain-containing protein: MIRTLLLFIILCFSCKAYGQKFNILKYDTENGLPQNSVKDIIKDKHGFIWLTTENGIVRYDGSNFLTFRNFPLNTQRFAYFYGNKDKDSIFTNDGYENSVLLHNRSPKILPQSAKNHNNLTTKDGYSYILYSNKAYTYHPLKGMGCYIRMNNGIYYLRENSMVYHDYRSKKDQPVNISITLNNLFDFFTVGHKLFHLDYASRSVTAIEDGRITRSYDIPLLTDPESKIFWSQINNQVFVVNHNIIYRCLLRNGSLSMLKLADVDNLEYCTSIYYDEYYQKLYLGNTINGLRILNFFDFYATEKKPSQLTNIFYSTLPYGNDKVITPYGEIYDRNGFIEGKHFNSLTPYFICYDGSGDILVESKANILLSYQKKDKFSTFRPYTLKENNFVDLYHDQNTYYIASRKLKQTANTGYTGILSVYSGESFATPVKQFNLNNEITKIARLDQDNILVGTIKNLYRINIKTGVIYNLTPEKNILIRNIIRTDDGNFWITSLGKGFFLLRNDRLIRMPYDTNKNISSSHTILEDKKGFLWISTNNGLYRVMKNQLLKYCSDSSTRVHYYRFSKEEGFNTNEFNGGGNFCGNRLNNGEFVFPSLNGLVFFNPLRIKAYYPAQVYIERALVDGKTLSFDGKINLNQDNYRADIFIDVPYYANNDNVKILARLKNSSHAKWETIGKDRKYSISNIQPGSYTLEVKVLASDREEYIYKTVSVYVPPFFYQTLLFRILCASVLVLIIHFLLKWRVSFLKKKNRELEEIIEARTKSLSDTVNDLKSTEIELYKEIEQQKKLIGTVTHDITSPVRFIAITAKEMLDRKDKTPESTEKVLSSIYKSSFQLYNFTKTLKEYADIYNHHRLHEKETYLIYDLIEEKILLFNEIARNNHTVIINTIDQTISTTISKNIFSAIIHNLLDNSVKFTRNGSITFSCVSGDDSVSLSIVDTGSGMDESKIKYYMKLQENIDHEKLLLQKYGLGLHLVLQLLQMIEGKIIFRKNTIGTACIITVKNKRDE
- a CDS encoding ATP-binding protein, whose product is MNFVQCHEEPIHIPGCIQSFGYLIGIDAESRSITFISGNIADIFVIESIEALFGRKVTDFPQSFHSIIKSDIYNSLDNFTRRENETYFDKIFINGIQYHFSVFRSDNNIFLEFEEVIFNPNKRISNKYDSFYIMDNAQEIWEQLLNTLAPIINYDRMMIYKFMMDGSGKVIAEKKKDHVESYLGLHYPESDIPRQARELYMKKRKRIFSNVYAETVPVLSRDMESIDLTFTTSRAMSPIHGQYIKNSGASSSFSVSIVIDDHLWGLVTCQNTEPKHIDLEDRVQAGIFTALASNAYSSFKSKNELQYRLSLNEKTSQLKEQLLQDNNIFDVLADNKSELACLPEADGLAIISDEHMVTEGSIPDRETVGRIADWALANIDESIYVNRSFLKDHGKDLALDEKAAGVIIYCIEKSKKELLIWFRREFDEHISWGGKPEKKIELFVQNGEEKYIVSPRTSFHAFTESIKGNSKRWNGKNVSAVNAVRDVILEISHKNYNTIKSLNDELKKVNEELDSFSYTISHDLGTPLTVMKLNAQMLLNTLTDGSEKSRAKIKAIINEIDGMADMMNDVLQLSRAKHTDIVLESIPTAQTIEKISENAKITFESPKSKIIIKACPEVMADKTLLHQVFLNIINNAVKYSSTKEQPVVEIDGVEDGEFVVYRISDNGIGIPEEEKHRMFKIFNRMVNARKFKGNGVGLSIVHRIMKRIGGSVEYESNDEGTTFILKFKNPKLEEF
- a CDS encoding biliverdin-producing heme oxygenase; translation: MISEYLKQHTAAYHDAAEKLFSSEKIFNKTFTLDDYKKIIRTNYLMLLNSEEKINEHLSEEWAGKIDLGKRKKLPLIEKDMESLSLNVQEQAGDPLTFENEHEALGALYVIEGSTLGGNVIAKQLSRTEDFDGVTFHFFGCYQENTGPMWKNFKEELDSGVEEKDYDKVLSGARKLYAFLLNAD